One segment of Alnus glutinosa chromosome 2, dhAlnGlut1.1, whole genome shotgun sequence DNA contains the following:
- the LOC133860579 gene encoding transcription factor MYB35 — protein MGRPPCCDKSNVKRGLWTAEEDAKILAHVSNHGIGNWTLVPRKAGLNRCGKSCRLRWTNYLKPDLKHDSFTPQEEELIINLHKAIGSRWSLIAKQIPGRTDNDVKNYWNTKLRKKLSKMGIDPVTHKPFSQILSDYGNISGLQNSTGSHGSLNKNINYVEPSSVLLTGSFPNPDTMIRRPKAEQVYDNISNENIASWDCPSQFHVINQFETIQPQFFSEATSSSCSSSSSNVTQSSQAQILPSSSFNCNEFLLSDPLPFPGFQQHQDRHFQGVIMSSTNSSTLAQTVLQLDFASENDCAFNQISQEGGLGLESAFDFGGQTNQRSETSSSMTSFVDAILDKDSEMRAEFPDILDGSFDLF, from the exons ATGGGAAGACCACCTTGTTGTGACAAATCCAACGTCAAGAGGGGCCTCTGGACTGCCGAGGAGGACGCAAAAATACTTGCACATGTATCCAACCATGGGATTGGAaattggaccttggttcccagGAAAGCAG GACTCAATCGATGTGGGAAGAGCTGCAGGCTTAGGTGGACTAATTACCTCAAGCCTGACCTCAAGCATGATAGCTTCACACCTCAAGAAGAAGAGCTCATTATAAACCTTCACAAAGCTATAGGGAGCAG GTGGTCTCTAATTGCAAAACAAATACCTGGAAGAACAGATAATGATGTCAAAAACTACTGGAACACCAAGCTGAGGAAGAAGCTTTCCAAAATGGGAATAGATCCAGTTACCCATAAGCCATTTTCACAGATCCTTTCTGATTATGGAAACATTAGTGGCCTCCAAAACAGTACTGGAAGCCATGGATCTctcaataaaaacataaactacGTAGAACCCTCTTCAGTCCTCCTCACAGGATCATTTCCGAATCCTGACACGATGATCAGAAGGCCTAAGGCAGAGCAGGTTTATGATAACATCTCGAATGAAAACATTGCCTCATGGGACTGCCCATCTCAGTTTCATGTCATTAACCAATTTGAGACCATCCAGCCACAGTTCTTTAGTGAAGCTACCTCTTCATCCtgttcatcatcttcttctaaCGTTACACAATCATCTCAAGCGCAAATTCTGCCATCTTCTTCCTTCAATTGTAATGAGTTTCTCCTCAGTGACCCTCTCCCGTTCCCGGGCTTTCAGCAACACCAAGATCGCCATTTCCAGGGAGTGATTATGTCATCAACCAACTCTTCAACTTTAGCACAAACAGTACTCCAGCTAGACTTTGCCAGTGAAAATGACTGTGCCTTCAATCAAATTAGTCAAGAGGGCGGTCTTGGTCTTGAGAGTGCATTTGATTTTGGAGGTCAAACAAACCAGAGGTCAGAAACTTCATCTTCCATGACTTCATTTGTGGATGCTATTCTGGACAAGGACAGCGAGATGCGGGCAGAATTTCCAGATATTTTAGATGGGTCTTTTGATTTATTCTAA
- the LOC133859766 gene encoding uncharacterized protein LOC133859766, whose product MGACGSRPNCCAGGRLVLRKKKRTHRKERRVSKRRVSSNKLEGNVDSRAAADRSVQDVAWFDSTSVLESEWDDEFYSIYDADFSPNRSESAFDYKDSVIEGSRNVNASRVQRRDSKSALRSDDPPDSDEGDGTVALDHCCGLQNACLPCLAAAGTTTVDKRKAFSLGTSSSRRKVPPKLSFKRREGHADLTIFSPKALRQRPIAGSSIPYCPVEKRMADCWSPIEPSAFKVRGKNYIRDKKKDFAANCAAYHPFGADIFLSQRKIDHIARFVEFPHIYPAGEIPSILVVNVQIPLYPATIFQSENDGEGMSLVLYFKLSESFSEELPLHFQENISRVINDEVERVRGFPMDTIASYRERLKILGRVANVEDLHLSTAGKKLINAYNEKPMLSRPQHEFYLGENYFEIDIDMHRFSYFARKGFEEFHDRLKLCIMHFGLTIQGNKAEDLPEHILCCMRLNELDYTNYKQLGF is encoded by the exons ATGGGAGCTTGTGGTTCAAGGCCGAACTGCTGTGCGGGAGGTAGGCTGGTTTTgcggaagaagaagaggactcATCGGAAGGAAAGAAGAGTCTCTAAACGCCGCGTTTCGTCTAATAAGCTTGAAGGCAATGTCGATTCCCGCGCCGCCGCGGATCGTTCTGTCCAAG ACGTGGCATGGTTTGATTCCACTTCAGTGCTCGAGTCCGAATGGGACGATGAGTTTTATAGTATTTATGATG CGGATTTTTCTCCGAATCGCTCTGAATCCGCGTTTGATTACAAAGACTCTGTCATTGAGGGTTCTAGGAATGTGAATGCCTCTAGGGTTCAACGGAGAGATTCTAAGTCTGCGTTGAGGTCCGATGATCCTCCGGACAGTGATGAAGGGGATGGAACGGTAGCACTGGACCATTGCTGCGGGCTTCAAAATGCGTGCTTGCCTTGTCTCGCCGCTGCTGGCACCACAACGGTTGACAAAAGAAAGGCATTCAGTCTTGGCACATCGAGTTCGAGGAGGAAAGTGCCTCCGAAGCTTTCGTTTAAGAGGAGGGAAGGACATGCTGATCTGACAATTT TTTCACCCAAGGCGCTTCGGCAAAGACCAATAGCAGGTTCCTCAATTCCTTACTGCCCAGTGGAGAAGAGGATGGCTGATTGTTGGTCACCTATTGAACCAAGTGCTTTCAAAGTCAGGGGGAAAAACTATATTAG ggataaaaagaaagattttgcTGCAAACTGCGCTGCATATCATCCTTTTGGTGCTGACATCTTCTTATCTCAGAGGAAAATTGACCATATTGCTCGATTTGTGGAATTTCCCCATATATATCCAGCTGGAGAAATCCCTTCAATACTTGTGGTAAATGTTCAG ATACCATTGTATCCTGCCACAATCTTTCAAAGCGAAAATGATGGAGAAGGAATGAGTTTGGTTTTGTACTTTAAGCTATCTGAGAGTTTTTCTGAAGAGCTTCCCCTTCATTTCCAAGAAAATATCAGT AGGGTGATCAATGATGAAGTGGAGAGAGTTAGAGGTTTCCCTATGGACACAATTGCGTCTTATAGGGAAAGACTCAAAATCTTGGGAAGAGTGGCAAATGTAGAGGATCTTCATCTAAGCACAGCCGGGAAGAAGCTTATCAATGCTTACAATGAAAAACCCATGCTATCACGTCCTCAACATGAGTTTTACTTG GGAGAAAACTACTTTGAGATCGATATAGATATGCACAGATTCAGCTACTTTGCCAGAAAAGGTTTCGAAGAATTCCACGACAGATTGAAGTTATGTATCATGCATTTTGGCCTGACAATTCAG GGTAACAAGGCAGAAGACTTGCCAGAGCATATCTTATGTTGCATGAGGTTGAATGAGCTTGACTACACTAATTACAAGCAATTGGGATTTTGA